AGATTTCCCATTCTTGGACTGCTCACACACTGATAAGAGCAACTGTATTACTAGTGAAAATTGAACTTTGGGTTTGACAAATCAAACAAGAGATAGCCAGCAATGAGGTCTTTTATATTCTCAAAGACAGAAGAAACTATAATAATATCTCACTGGTACATGAATCTCAGTTGTACAAATATGTCATGCTTAGCCAGTTCTAAGAATTGAAGCGTTCCACAGTAATGTACACACACCCTAATAAGTAATGCCTTTCAAATGGTTGATTGATTAGTCAGGGATGGTAAAGTAATTGCAGATCCCCCACTATTGAATTGTTTGCACTGTGATGCGAGGCACGGTATTCTAGTAATATATATTGGTATATTATGCTTGTCAAGTGTTACAGAATTCAAATTTTAAGCATTTCACAGTAATTTATCCCCCTACTGTCCCCCAAATAGCTAATCAACCTGAAATGGCTAATAACAACCAGCAGATTTACCATTACTGGATAGCTTGCATTGCTGTCCTAACAGCTAGCAGCATTTCTAGTGAAAATTGAACTTGGAACATTCAAAAAATCCCACAGCCAGCACCCAGCAATGGCAAACAGAGCACAAAGTCTGAAACTGTACCCCCTAAAACACATCTGGAACTCAACTATGCTAATAATCATTTGTTAGCAGGACACCTGAAATGTATACTAATTTGGTATGCTAAGCCAGCTGcacagaaaaaaaaaacaagtATTTTGGAGAAACATATCCCCCTGCTATTTCTAAAATAGTTAATTAGTCAAATATGGTGTCTATGAACTTGCAGAGTTGCAATGGTCTGCATTATCATACTATTATGCTTAGCCTGTTCATACTGACTCAAAACCAAATTAAGTGTTTCGCAGAAATATATTCCACTAATGTCCCTCCCTCAAATGGTTAACTAGTCAGAGATGGTAAAGCAATTGCATATTGTTTCTAGTGCAAATTGAACTTGTACGGTTTGATGAATCTAACAGCTAACATCCAGCAATGGCCTCAGGAGCGCAAAGGTCTAAACTTGTACTCCTAAAGCACATCTGGAACTCGATTACTGAATTAATCTTACCTTGTCGTACTAACAGCCAACAGCATTTCTATCTAGTGAAGATTGAAGCTGCAGCATTAGACAGATCCAGCATTGGAACCTAAACAAAGGCCTAAAATTGTACCACCCCTAGAACACATCTGGAACTCAAGTAAGTGAAAAGCAAGCGATTTGCCGAGATGCGCTCACCATCTGATGAAGTCGATGCGGCCGGTGCCGTCGTCGAGCGTGAAGGAGACGTCCGTGTTCCGCTCCGCCTTGCCGCTCACCATCCCCACGAGCCTGACCTGCAGATCCCCCAACCCAAACAACAGCAGGGTAAGAAGCCAATCCAGACGAGCCCGGAGCCGAGCGGAGGCGTACATATGGCGGGTGATCCTTCACTCACGTTGGCCgtctcgacgccgtcgacgacgaAGGGCGCGCCCTTCTCGCCGGTGCCGGCCAGCTGCGCGTCCGCGATCTGCTTCACCGTCAGCGGCATCGTACCCGACGCGCCCCGGAACTGCGACACCAACCCAAAAGATCTACATCGGCAAGGATCCATCTGGAGAGGAAGCGGGGACGGAGGATGGGAGGAGGGGGGCACCTTGTTgggggtggagtcggcggcggcgTTCTGCGACGCGGTGAACTGCGACGGCGAGAAGGCGTCGACCTGGCTGGAGAACATCATGGCTGCGGGTCCTCTCTCCCGTCTCCTTCCCCTGCTATGCTCTGCTCTCGGCTTGGCCGGATGGACGGATCTCttctggtggcggcggcggcgggtggtggcgtctggcggggtcggggtcgggatcGGAGGAGACGGGGATAAGAGGGGGCGAGCGCGGGAGATTCGGGGGCAAATGCGCGGGAAATACACCAACGCTTCCCGCCAGTTCTCGGTGGCGCGGGCTTTGGCCTTCGTTGCTGGTTGACATGTGGGTCCCTGCTACACAAGAGTCAACTGCCAGCAGCCAAACCTCAAAAAAAAAAATGCCAGCAGCCGGTGAGATTAATCAAGTACGTTAAAAGGAAAATTCTttgctactccctctgtcccataatataagagcgttttttacactacactagtgtaaaaaacgatcttatattatgggacggagggagtacgtaaGTGTCAAAACAAAATTATCACCAAATATTCCATCCTTCCCAAATGTAAAGCCTATAAGGATATATTTTTTCTTGAAAAAGAGGCCGAAAGCCATATATTTGGGGCGTCGAAATCTTCTTCTTCCTACATCCTCCGGCGACGGACCATGAGCAAAGCTCTAATACCATAGCAGTAACACTATATTgttttccccgcaaaaaaaaaagtaACACTATATTGTTTGTTTGGTATTGTAGTTACAGATATATTTTCTATAAATTTTGTCAGGTTTAAAAAAATTGGATCCTAGGATAAAATATGTATGCCTTCTATATTGAAAACAACCTAGCGAGACTTTCAAGTTAGAAAAATATGTTTATTACGTTATGTTAAAAAGAGACTTTTGCATATAGAATAATCATGCTAAAAAGGTCCAGCGTGTTAAAAAATAGAAAATTCTACTATCTTGGGATGATTTTGTGCTTTGAGGAACAATCTAAGAAGACATTTTTTTGTTcttgcaaaaaaagaaaaaaatgtagTAGTAATGGCAATATTAAACCAGACAAGTAGTCTTCAATTGTTTATGTTGGAATTATTTGTTTTGATCATTTTAAGGGGTACAAACGATCTGAGTGAGTTTTTTTATACAGAAGATATGTGTATTTCCTCTCAAAGCATAAACGAAATATATTGTAATTACAGAAATATAAAATCAGCCTCCACAACAACATTCGAGCCCAGCGACAGATGTTCTTTCATGGAAAGCCTAGTTAATGATTATTCCAAAGTGGTGGACCAGTCTCCACCTCCCAGCCCAGTTAAAGATCCAGGGAAAAGCCCATAGAGCGTCTGCGGGAAACCGGTAACAGAAATTTTCTGCGAAAATAAGACTATCGCCAAGATttattcaaaaaataaaaaagactATCGCCAAGATAGAACGGAGGTAAAAAAAATACGAATTGGAGATGGGAGGTATCGATCCCCCTGCCTTTTAATAGCTGATTAAATGCTCTACCATTTGAGCTACATCCCCTTTGATGTCTATTGCACTAATCCAAGCTAATATGAATACAAATCAATTATTTTTTACTAAAAACAATCAATCCCCAGTTCGAATTTTTCTTTCCAATATTTGCATTTCGTTTCTTTGTGTGAAAACCGTGGCTCTAATGCACGGGAGGGCTGGTTGTGACAGCCTCCCCTTTTCTAAATAAATCGCTATAACCAGAAACAAATTGAGGCAAGTGCTAAAAAACGCCACGAAAACACTAAATAGAGGATTAGACTGTTTTGGGACAACTTGTGATTTGAGATTATATTTTCTAcccccttcgttcctaaatatttgtttttgtagagatttcaacaagtgactacatacgaagcaaaatgagtgaatttacacttaaaatatgtctatatacatccgtatgtgatagtccatttgaaatctctataTGTGTTTATTGTTGTAACTAAGGGACTATTTCAATATGACGATTTTATTAAGTCGGTTTTGCCTATGTGTTTATTGTTGTAACTAACAAAAAATGTATTTGATTAGCATAGAAAAATAAAGAGAACTTAAATTGTAAAACTCAGAAACCGAGCTTCTAGAAAAATAATAATTTAAGGTTTCTCAATAAAACGGTTGGGTGCATCTTTTACGCACGTGTTTACCATTCCCATCCATACGATATTATATGCATAATTATCTTTAACGTAATTATTAATAAAGTTGATTTTACAAAATGCTGTACTAAAATGTATTAATAAATAGGTTTTGTTCATGCAAATAACCACTAAGGGTGTTTTTAATTGTAGGTATTAAGATAGCTAACCGGCCTTTCCACCCGATAGATTGTGTTGGGACTAAAAGTGAGTGAAGAAAATAGAGATGTCGGCCGTGCGTTGGTTTAAGACCGAAGTTCACAAAGGACGAATGGGACCACAATGTGCACCCTTGATTGGCTATCCTTGTTTGCTGATAAATGGGTCTCCAATCCACACCAGTCATGTTAGGCTAATAAGTGAGATTCAATAAGATATCTTTTATCACTAATAATAGAAAAGTCATTTTATTGTTAAGtccaaaagaaaaaggaaacagAGTAATGGTGACGCAGATCCTGACTGGACTAAGATGATGCAAGTGTACATGATCCATACGTGGACACAACCACGCGACTGAAACCGTGCACACCTTGAGAAAGTAGTCCATCCGCCAAAGAGTTGTATGTGTAGCCAAGAACACTCATTGACATATGTGTGACACAAGTCATAGAGCACCGGCAAGAGAGGATTGTACCGCCAAAATCTCACATTGGAGACGCTCTGGCAATACCACATATCCATCACAAGTGTACATCGATGGTAATTCGGGTCATGGCCATCGGCCCTTAGACAATACACCATTAATATTCACCACAACTCCATGGTCACGATCTGCCGCCACAAGCTCATCCGGACCTTGGTCTGCTGACCAACAATATCGGCACCACAAGGTACCACTCTGTAATGTCACACCACCATGATCAATCCCCGTTACCCGCTGCCATGGACTGCCTCCATGCCTAAGCCATCCAAATCAAGGCACGAGAGAGATAGGGAAGCATACAAGTGCAGCACAAAACTCACACCAACCCCTTATCTTTGCAGCGAAACCATCTCCAATACCTTTTTAGAACTTTTGAGAACTTTAAAACATGGTTTCCACAGAGTTTTGCTTGTAACTTGGTGTCCACCAGATATTCTATATCAAGATGGAGCTAAGGCAAAAGAAAAACCAGAAGCCATGAGGCCACGTATGACATGAAAGTCCTCATCCCAACCCCACGTCAGCCCCACCCCTCTCCCCCAGAGGCCACCTCAGCGGCAAGGGGAGTGGGGACCCGCCATTTCATTTTTATTTTCCTTAGGTTTTGTTTCCTTAGTGGCATCGACGAGGtggtggcggtgatggtgtgTTGGAATAAGGTCTTTCTAACTTCTTACCTCGACGACGTCCAATCTGGTGCAGACGAAGGGCATGTGAGAGTTTGTGCCGCCAGATTTGTTTGGATCTCTCCGGATCTTGGTAGTTGGCGTGTCTATCAAGAGAACAATAGATTGGCTATTTGTGTGGCGACTTCAATGTCTTATTTCGTGTTGTTCTGCGGTATGGTTTGGTTTCTCCAACTCTCTAGGCCGGTGGTGATGGATTGCAAGCTTGTACTATGTGGGGTAATGCTATAACCGTTGTTTCTTCAATGATTTGTAGATATTGTCTGAAGCGGCGAGTGGCTATTGCGGTCTTTAAAGAATAGCATGGTGATGACATTCACATGTATCCCTTTTCCTTACCGTTGGTTCAGTGTAATTTTAAATCTCCAACGGGCGAAATACAATCAGAGAAAAAAGAGGACTAATATAATTTTTAATGTAATTGTATTTTTAATTGATAGTTATAATTTCAGTTGTCCTTTCATTGTACTGGCTATTGTTTTTGACATTAGTGTAGTGtcaaaacgctcttatattatgggacggagggagtagtacaaaGGAATGCTAGCCACTACATAATTTTATAGGAATCCAAATTTTATATGTGTTGCCCCAACATCTAAGCAAGTTCATATTCGTTCGCTCTTGACGAATCAAACATATATAGTTCAAATTCATGTAGTAGTATCTCATATGTCGTCGCATTGAATTAGCCCGTAGCTTAACGACACGCCTAGTATAGCACAGTACGTACTAATTTTTGGGTGCTCACATCCACATCAGTGTGGTGTCCTCTCCCCATCACCACGTCAGTTTGACTTTGTTGTATTTTATGTTCGCATGGCCACCCCAAACAAGCAAGATCACGAACACACGCATCCTATTCTACCTATATATGCTAGCCAGTGGTGAAATCTTTCTCTGACGATCGAGGAGCCAACACAACCCGATGTCTCACAAGAAGATGACCATGAGCTGCCTCGTCGTGCTGGCACTGCTGCTGGCGACGCTCCGGCCGGGCAAGGGCCACTCGTGCGAGGACTGCTGCGAGGCAGGGAAGGCGTACCCGACGTACCGGTGCTCGCCGCCGGTCGTCGCGGGAGCCACCAGGGCCATCATGACGCTCAACGACTTcgacgagggcggcgacggcggggacCCGTCGGCGTGCGACGCAGTCTTCCACCGCAACTCGGAGCGCGTGGTGGCGCTGTCCACGGGGTGGTACGCCGGGGGCTCCCGCTGCGGCGACCGCATACGGATCCGAGCCAACGGCAGGTCCGTGCTCGCCAAGGTCGTCGACGAGTGCGACCGCGAGCACGCCTTCCAGCCGCCGTGCCGCAACAACGTCGTCGACGCGTCCCAGGCGGTGTGGGACGCGCTCGGCATCACCGGCGAGGAGGTCGGCGAGTACGGCATCACCTGGTCAGATGCATGACGCCTGTGGTGCCTTAATGTAGTGTTCTCTTGCTTATTTGAAGCTTATGTGTACGTGTGGTGGTGCCTTTGATGTAGTGTTGAAATattccctccgttcggaattattTGTCACAAAAATGAATAAAAATGGATATATCTACAACTAAAATATATCCAGATACATTTATTTCTTGGATGAGTAATtgcgaacggagggagtataatgtAGTCTCCTCCATGAATAAGTAAACTGCTCTTTTTTTCGTAACAGCAAAAGACTTCTCATCGCTAATTACCAATCACCTATTTTGTTAGGTTCGCTAAAATTGCAAACGGAGTAGTGTTGCAAGACCATCACACCAAGGGCCTTGCTGGAATCGGCAATTTTCCCTGAGTAATGCTACACGCACGAGATGGTTATTATGGATTCAACGGACTGTGCTTAATTAGGTGGAGGTTTTTGATCGGAGATTAGGAGGGCGAGAAAATCATGGGGAGAGATATTTGTTGATTCCGTGAGATGCCTGTAACTATCCGTGCGTCTAGGATTTTCGATTTTCCCAAGAGCCTGGAGTTTTACCGAGTGCTTTTTATCAGGACGTTGGCAAACAAAAAGAATGCGAGCATCAGCCTTAAAAACGTGGCAAAAACGTAGTAGAACTCGGCAATGGAGAGGCTTTTCAGATGCGCACGAAAAAAAAGCAGCCTCCACAACATTCGAGCCCAGTGACATATGTTCTTTCAGGGAAAGCCCAGTTACAGATTATTCCGTAGTGGACCAGTCTCCACCTCCCAGCCCAGTTACAGATCCAGGGAGAAGCCCATAGAAGGGCTGAACAATGTGCTTTGCTTTCGTCTTTTGGGAGGTCTCATTTTCTGCGGGAAACCGCTAACAGAAAAAAATTCTGCGGGGAAAATAATATCTCGCCAAAATAAAAGTAGGTGAAAAGAGGATTTGGAGATGGGAGGTATCGATCCCCCTGCCTTTTAATAGCTGATTAAATGCTCTACCATTTGAGCTACATCCCCTTTGATGTCTATAAACTAATCCATGCTAATATTAATATGAATTAATTATTTTGACTAAAAATAATCAATCCCAAGTTCTATTTCCCAGGGTTATGTCACGCGTGCCCATGTGAGAAGCGCTCCTCGCAACCtcagtttatttatttttagaatCCGCCCTTAAGGCCTTTATTCATTTGTAGGCGTAACTGAATCAGATTGTACATCGTCAATcagaaatactccctccgtccgaaaatacttgtcggagaaatgcataaaaatgaatgtatctagaactaaaatacatctagatacatgcATTCCTCCGAcgagtatttccggacggagggagtacatgggTACATCAAACTCAAACAAACACGCTTCCATATTAAGCGCCTCTCTAGCACTTGTGTGAGCGACGCCATTTGCTTCTGTACTAACATGTTGCAACTTAAACCCCTTGGAAAAAATGGAGATAGGCTTGCATCTCCCTTCGCACCTGACCATCCACTGATCAAGCATCTTCATTCATCCACTGGCTACAAACGGTCTGCCAATCCTTCTCTACCACCACACGCGGGAGACCCTTTTTCGATTGCTAGGGCCATGGCATCCCTGCAGGCCAGCGTCTCAATCACCAATGGATCCGTGATAgaatcatactccctccgtccggaaatacttgtcgaatgaatgaatgtatctagacatattttagttctagatacatccatttttatccatttccgtgacaagtaattccggacggagggagtacttcataATCCTTCCACAAATAACGTTTCGTTGATCGTCCCGAGCTACCACTCCAGTCCCAGCTAGACTCTGGTTCACCGAGATAGTGCCATCATAACTTTTCACTAGATCATTGATGGCGCGTGTTGCCGCGCCCGTCTAATTTTGCTCTATATTTTTTAGGGACATGAAGTAATTTGTATATCATTGTTTGCAAAGCTTTGGAGTGGTGTTGTGCTTTCTTGCATCTCGTGCTTCTCTCCTTCATTTTACAAATCATGGTATGCAATTGAAGAGAGGAGTCCTATTGGATTGCAAGAAAGTTGTGTGTTGATCTTTTTTCTTAGGTCTGATGGACTTGTAGCTGGTTCATGTTTGGGTCTCAAGTGTATTAGTCTCTAGGATGGTTGATAGATAGTTGGATACATGTTGTGATTTATCGTGACCACTTTTGGCTCCTAGAAAGAGTTCTCTCGCAAAGGCCCCCGCCATAAAATCTCAAAAGTAGAAATATTGAGGAAAAAACAATATATTTGAGTAAATAAATAGGCACTACAAATACTTCGGAAAATTTGTACAACACATTCTCGCCCGCAAGAGAATTCTACATTTAGTCTATCACAATAATCCTACAAGCTCCAACAAAGAGGTAAGCAAAAAATGTCAAATTTAATCGTATTTGGTGTGAAATTGCTTCGCATTGAGAAATTTAAATGCCGATTGTATAGTACCTATAGTATTGGTTTCATGCAATAATACAACATTCAAACCTGAAATTTGATGTGTACCGGGAAAAAAAATTGTTTGCTAAGTATTTTACCATGTGTTTTAAGATTTATAATTCGAGTTTAATTGGCTAATTACCGCACTGCCTACAAGGGCTAAGTGGCAGAGAGATTGCACTGCTCCACATTGTTGGCTTCTTCTACCAAGGTTGATCAGATCTAGGAGACATGATCAAATATGTACATATATTGCATGGATCCATGGAATCCCAATCATCAGCATTGACCATCAAGCTGTTGAACCTGAGAACAGAAAAGCAAACCATTGATGAAAATCAGCGATGTAGTATCTGATGGTCTAATCAATTATGAAGAAGCTAAGAAATGATCAGGTTACAGTGACCAAAATGTTAAAGCCTGGAGAGCTGGAGAGTACAATCATCAGCGTGCTAATTTCACCGATTAGATAATAAGCTTCAGATAACAGTATATTCGGCTTCTAAACTATATGTTCACAAAGCTAAGAAATTATCGGGATACACGGATCAAAATGTTCAAGCGTGGTGAATTGGAGAGTATGTACGTATAAATTACTAATATGAGCAGTGCTTCTACTAATATAATTGTGAAGTGCACATGCTACCAAAATGTAAGTACACTGGGGAGATCATAAGTTTCAGACAAGAGTCATTTTGTCTCCAAAAGTATCTACTCGGTCGATCAAGAATCTAAGAAGTAATATAAAATGGCGTACTCACAATAACGTTTGAGTACAAAGAAGACAAGATAAGCTTCAGATAACTGCATTCTGAAGTGGTGACGCGAATGCTGATCAAGAAATGAAACGGAAAATGAACAACAAAAAGCGTAAGGCATTACCTGCTTGCTCACCTTCCCAACTGACGAATGCTTTGCCGGCGATGGGACGAATGTGCAGCGCGACCCGCATGGCGAAGTCGAGCTGGATGCCTCACTTGTGGCCTTCTTGGCCTCCTGTGGTAATCCAATCGGCACATCAGATTCAGAGGCAACGGACAAAGGAAAAGAATTGCAAGATGCAGAAGAATAGGAGTGGTAAATCATCGTACCTGCATGGCCGCTCGCCCTTTGGATAGATTCAGTGTCCGACATGTACCCGCCGTCTGGGGATagggccgccgccgcgccgtgcgCCTTTGCCATCCCCTCGGTAGACTGGGTGGGTGCCTCCTCCGTTAGGGTTGACGAGAGGCACCGTGGAGATGATTACAATGGGTACGTGGGCTTCACCTGATGGCCGGCCCAATTCACGGGAGTGCAGCGATTTTTCCACCGGAGTAGCAGCCCTTTAGGACAGCCGGCCCACTTAAACGTTAAACGTGGAACAACAGCAGAATCCAAGGATCAAAACTGACTGTGGTGTGAGATCGGACGGCCAGAAAAGCAGAGGGCGTGAGAGGGCTCGAAAGGCGCTCGGTTGTAATATATCTAAATTTCCCCTAGCGCTGTCTGTCGCTATGGTTGCCTATACAAACCTCATTTCATTTTCCAACTCATTCACTGTGTTGGCATAGTCATTGCTTTCTAAAAAAGCCGACTTCCAATTTGCATCCATCCGAAACATGCATAATTAAGCCTCACTAAAAATGCATTGGTAGCATTGCAAAAAATGCTTAAAGATTGTATTTTTATTTGCAAACCGAGCATCAAGGAACATGCATGTCCAGTCAGGGCATTGGTTGGCCGGTCCATCCACCATCGCCTAGTTAAACCTACTGTTTTCGATGAGAAAACTTCGGTATCCATGCTAGGGCTCCCCTTTGTGTCGCATTGGGAGAACACAAAGTGTGTTGGTCCTCCTTGTCAAAAAATCCCCACCTACAATATGCAATTAAAGTTCTTGGCTGAATTCCATTGTTCCTCCGAGTTTGTGCTTAATTAGCACGAGATAATGAAAGAAAATATAAATATATTCATGTCATTACGCTT
The sequence above is a segment of the Aegilops tauschii subsp. strangulata cultivar AL8/78 chromosome 6, Aet v6.0, whole genome shotgun sequence genome. Coding sequences within it:
- the LOC109767138 gene encoding putative ripening-related protein 2, yielding MSHKKMTMSCLVVLALLLATLRPGKGHSCEDCCEAGKAYPTYRCSPPVVAGATRAIMTLNDFDEGGDGGDPSACDAVFHRNSERVVALSTGWYAGGSRCGDRIRIRANGRSVLAKVVDECDREHAFQPPCRNNVVDASQAVWDALGITGEEVGEYGITWSDA